A single genomic interval of Pseudobdellovibrionaceae bacterium harbors:
- a CDS encoding co-chaperone GroES: MKFRPLHDRVVVRRIEADERTKSGIIIPDTAKEKPAEGEVIAVGSGGRDEAGKLIPIDIKVGDHILFGKWSGTEVKIDGEDLIIMKESDVLGVIEGSASKKKAA, from the coding sequence ATGAAATTCCGTCCGCTGCATGACCGTGTCGTCGTCCGCCGCATCGAGGCTGACGAGCGCACCAAGTCGGGCATCATCATTCCGGATACCGCAAAGGAAAAGCCGGCCGAAGGCGAAGTGATCGCTGTCGGCTCCGGCGGCCGCGACGAAGCCGGCAAGCTCATTCCGATCGACATCAAGGTTGGCGACCACATCCTGTTCGGCAAGTGGTCCGGCACCGAAGTGAAGATCGACGGCGAAGATCTCATCATCATGAAGGAATCCGACGTTCTTGGCGTGATCGAAGGTTCCGCCTCGAAGAAGAAAGCCGCGTAA